One part of the Vitis riparia cultivar Riparia Gloire de Montpellier isolate 1030 chromosome 6, EGFV_Vit.rip_1.0, whole genome shotgun sequence genome encodes these proteins:
- the LOC117915896 gene encoding NAC domain-containing protein 68-like, whose product MMRERDAEAELNLPPGFRFHPTDEELVVHYLCRKASYQTLPVPIIFEIDLYKYDPWQLPEKALFGIKEWYFFTPRDRKYPNGSRPNRAAGNGYWKATGADKPVRPTGSTKTVGIKKALVFYSGKAPKGTKTDWIMHEYRLAQPIRSSDKKSSLRLDDWVLCRIYNKKNNWREKMQHQMNQLLPHEPIDPFEVAEDDGSDSLRTPESDIDIETLSYNHDLHGAQGQGYSYQVLHDNNLQITDSDSGFPARECFKEEDDYWLTNLNLEDLQNSLTTFGTMPLPDFSYQDSFSMIHGLPY is encoded by the exons ATGATGAGGGAGAGAGATGCAGAGGCGGAGTTGAATCTTCCCCCCGGATTCCGGTTCCATCCCACAGATGAAGAGCTTGTTGTTCATTACCTTTGCCGCAAGGCCAGCTACCAGACTCTACCGGTTCCaattatttttgagattgaCCTTTATAAATATGATCCTTGGCAGCTTCCTG AGAAGGCGCTGTTCGGAATCAAGGAATGGTACTTCTTTACACCTCGGGACAGGAAGTACCCGAATGGGTCGAGACCTAACAGAGCCGCAGGCAATGGATACTGGAAAGCAACTGGCGCTGATAAACCCGTTAGACCAACGGGAAGCACAAAAACTGTTGGAATAAAGAAAGCGCTGGTTTTCTACTCTGGAAAAGCTCCTAAAGGAACCAAGACTGATTGGATTATGCATGAGTACAGGCTTGCCCAACCAATTCGTTCATCTGATAAAAAGAGCAGTTTAAGG TTGGACGACTGGGTTCTTTGCCGGATCTACAACAAAAAGAACAATTGGAGGGAGAAGATGCAACACCAAATGAACCAACTATTACCTCATGAACCTATTGATCCCTTTGAGGTGGCTGAAGACGATGGGTCAGACAGTCTGAGGACCCCTGAATCAGATATTGACATTGAGACTCTTTCTTACAATCACGATCTACATGGTGCCCAGGGGCAGGGTTATTCATATCAAGTGCTACATGATAACAATTTGCAAATTACTGATTCTGACAGCGGTTTCCCCGCACGAGAATGCTTCAAAGAAGAAGATGACTACTGGTTAACAAACTTGAATCTGGAAGATCTGCAGAATTCCCTTACAACCTTTGGAACAATGCCCTTACCAGATTTCAGTTATCAGGATTCTTTTTCAATGATCCATGGTTTACCATACTAA